The following are encoded together in the Vibrio splendidus genome:
- the rpsK gene encoding 30S ribosomal protein S11, translated as MAKQPTRARKRVRKQVADGVAHIHASFNNTIVTITDRQGNALAWATAGGSGFRGSRKSTPFAAQVAAERCGEMAKEYGLKNLEVMVKGPGPGRESTVRALNAAGFRITNIVDATPIPHNGCRPPKKRRV; from the coding sequence ATGGCAAAACAACCAACTCGCGCGCGTAAGCGCGTACGCAAGCAAGTAGCTGATGGCGTAGCGCACATTCATGCTTCTTTCAACAACACAATCGTAACTATCACTGACCGCCAAGGCAACGCTCTTGCATGGGCTACAGCAGGTGGTTCAGGTTTCCGTGGTTCTCGTAAATCTACTCCGTTCGCAGCACAAGTTGCAGCTGAGCGTTGTGGTGAAATGGCTAAAGAATATGGCCTAAAGAACTTGGAAGTTATGGTTAAGGGTCCAGGTCCAGGTCGCGAATCTACTGTTCGTGCACTGAACGCTGCTGGTTTCCGTATCACTAACATTGTTGATGCGACACCAATCCCTCATAACGGTTGTCGTCCACCTAAGAAACGTCGCGTTTAA